A genomic region of Methanosarcina thermophila TM-1 contains the following coding sequences:
- a CDS encoding MBL fold metallo-hydrolase, with translation MISKKLIDLGVLVLRQRNSRGTFKPHLSLRFRDNAGDLRTFSIDTTRTPGKHLQPDAYLITHAHSDHHGKSAMLSPNAVCSEKTAMALEIRHDRRFAGSMFKLGSEIDIMGTKVKTFPTEHTAGATAFYWENEVGTRILVTGDVKDASRLPPCDVLITEANYGDPADPACHFADDLEGMKSALFENGSVAFGAYEFGKAQRAVRLIRSFGYDGAIRMEARTRALTRSMLENAGELAGLDSKDGVFIVPPWDLDKLPWNMKKYVLSCRMDYPYPIIRISDHLDACGLENMVRRLSPEVTLVYHPGGHRPSKFSKHLNSIGMDSISIDQIGNVLNDGFI, from the coding sequence GTGATTTCTAAAAAACTGATTGATCTTGGTGTGCTGGTGCTCAGGCAACGTAATTCGCGCGGAACTTTTAAACCGCATCTTTCTCTCCGGTTCAGGGATAATGCCGGAGATTTGCGCACCTTTTCTATTGACACTACTCGCACACCTGGAAAACATCTCCAGCCCGATGCCTATCTTATTACTCATGCCCACTCTGACCATCATGGAAAATCAGCTATGCTCTCCCCCAATGCTGTATGTTCGGAAAAGACCGCAATGGCGCTTGAAATCAGGCATGACAGGAGATTTGCGGGCAGTATGTTCAAGCTCGGGAGTGAAATCGATATAATGGGTACAAAAGTAAAGACCTTCCCTACGGAGCATACAGCAGGTGCAACGGCTTTTTACTGGGAAAACGAAGTAGGGACAAGGATTCTGGTTACAGGGGATGTGAAAGATGCAAGCAGGCTTCCTCCCTGTGACGTCCTTATTACTGAGGCTAACTATGGTGACCCTGCCGATCCTGCCTGCCATTTTGCAGATGACCTCGAAGGCATGAAATCTGCACTTTTTGAAAATGGTTCGGTTGCCTTTGGAGCATATGAATTTGGAAAAGCCCAGCGCGCAGTCAGACTCATAAGAAGCTTCGGATATGACGGTGCAATCCGCATGGAGGCAAGGACAAGGGCTCTTACCCGCAGCATGCTTGAGAATGCTGGGGAACTTGCAGGACTTGATTCCAAAGATGGGGTTTTTATTGTTCCTCCCTGGGATCTTGACAAACTTCCCTGGAACATGAAAAAATATGTACTCAGCTGCCGCATGGACTACCCATATCCAATAATCCGGATAAGCGATCATCTTGACGCCTGCGGACTTGAGAACATGGTCAGGAGACTTTCGCCTGAGGTCACACTTGTCTATCATCCGGGAGGGCACAGGCCCTCAAAATTTTCAAAACATTTAAATTCAATAGGAATGGATTCGATATCCATAGATCAGATCGGTAATGTTTTAAACGATGGATTTATTTAA
- a CDS encoding EMC6-like membrane protein → MSKQNPKSKYRKEPAKTTGRAAEKPVAKVETPEKKSFIKERTPEEKRKEHRDGIIKTVVAAVLGIIAGVICFSLYGTGEDRQWYAILMIVIGLTYFIQKLIYPPIKIDIKEFKFKDWFYVEFVIIDFFLVTWTLLLN, encoded by the coding sequence TTGAGTAAGCAAAACCCTAAGTCAAAGTACAGAAAGGAACCCGCAAAAACTACAGGACGTGCTGCAGAAAAGCCCGTAGCTAAGGTTGAAACTCCGGAGAAGAAGAGCTTTATTAAGGAAAGGACGCCTGAAGAAAAGAGAAAGGAACACAGGGACGGAATTATAAAAACGGTAGTAGCCGCAGTACTTGGTATAATCGCAGGAGTTATATGTTTCAGCCTTTATGGGACCGGGGAAGATAGGCAATGGTATGCAATACTTATGATTGTTATCGGGCTTACATATTTCATACAGAAGCTCATCTATCCCCCAATCAAGATCGACATAAAAGAGTTCAAATTCAAGGACTGGTTCTACGTAGAGTTTGTAATTATTGATTTCTTCCTTGTTACCTGGACTCTACTCCTGAATTAA
- a CDS encoding ribosome biogenesis/translation initiation ATPase RLI — MRIAILDKDRCQPRRCSKECEKYCPRVRTGDETIVFEEGGKPVISEELCVGCGICVNKCPFKAIMIIGLPEALKEPTHRYGPNGFVLFGLPVPRVGKVTGILGPNGIGKSTSVQILSGALIPNFGEEKGDWDTVLEHYAGTALYDYFKAVIDGKVRVSQKPQYVDLIPKAFKGKTSELLGKTDERGILDELIDYLDLKNVVDRKISELSGGELQRVAIAACAAKDAQFYFFDEISPYLDIYQRINVARLIQKISKDRSVLVVEHDLAILDMLTDVIHIAYGEPAAFGVITLPKSVRVGINQYLKGYLPEENIRIRPEAIKFEVHPPREDYQLRSMVTFGSFSKKFGDGFTLKAAGGSLREGEVLGIVGPNGIGKSTFVKILAGEIKPDEGDPGIDVKISYKPQYIKADIPVRVQDFLRGITRQFGTSYYDVEIANPLQLDRIYDSLLTDLSGGELQRVAIAACLSQEADLYILDEPSAHLDVEQRSMVTKVISRFAENNQKTALVVDHDIYMIDMLSQRLMVFEGKPSVYGEAHGPFSMKEGMNRFLKNLGITFRRDEETKRPRVNNLGSRLDREQKESGNYYYSASS, encoded by the coding sequence ATGAGAATAGCTATACTTGATAAAGATAGATGTCAGCCCAGACGGTGCAGCAAGGAGTGCGAGAAATATTGCCCGAGGGTCCGGACAGGGGATGAGACAATTGTTTTTGAGGAAGGCGGAAAACCCGTCATTTCCGAAGAACTCTGTGTAGGTTGTGGGATTTGTGTAAATAAATGTCCTTTTAAGGCTATTATGATTATAGGGCTTCCTGAAGCTCTGAAAGAGCCAACTCACAGGTATGGACCGAATGGATTTGTCCTCTTTGGGCTGCCTGTACCCAGGGTAGGAAAAGTAACAGGAATTCTAGGACCTAATGGTATAGGGAAAAGTACATCCGTACAGATTCTCTCAGGAGCTTTGATCCCTAACTTCGGAGAAGAGAAAGGCGACTGGGATACCGTGCTTGAACATTATGCCGGAACTGCGCTTTACGACTATTTCAAAGCTGTTATAGATGGGAAGGTCCGGGTTTCCCAAAAGCCCCAGTATGTGGATCTTATCCCTAAAGCCTTCAAAGGAAAAACCTCAGAACTGCTTGGAAAAACTGATGAGAGAGGCATACTTGATGAACTTATAGACTATCTTGACTTAAAAAATGTAGTCGACAGGAAGATTTCAGAACTGAGCGGTGGAGAACTGCAGCGCGTGGCAATTGCAGCCTGTGCGGCAAAGGATGCTCAATTCTATTTCTTTGACGAGATCAGCCCTTACCTTGACATCTACCAGAGGATTAACGTTGCACGCCTTATCCAGAAAATCTCAAAGGATAGGTCAGTACTTGTGGTAGAGCACGATCTTGCAATCCTGGATATGCTTACCGATGTAATTCACATTGCTTATGGAGAACCAGCAGCCTTCGGTGTAATCACTCTCCCAAAGAGTGTACGTGTGGGGATTAACCAGTACCTTAAAGGATACCTCCCTGAAGAAAACATACGAATCCGACCTGAAGCCATTAAATTTGAGGTTCATCCCCCGAGAGAAGATTACCAGTTAAGGTCAATGGTCACGTTTGGCAGTTTTTCAAAGAAATTCGGTGACGGCTTCACCCTGAAAGCTGCAGGCGGCAGCCTTAGGGAAGGTGAAGTGCTTGGAATAGTTGGTCCGAATGGTATAGGTAAGTCCACCTTTGTAAAAATCTTAGCAGGCGAAATCAAACCTGATGAAGGCGACCCCGGCATAGATGTCAAGATCTCTTACAAGCCGCAGTACATTAAAGCCGATATCCCTGTGCGTGTACAGGACTTCCTGCGCGGGATCACAAGGCAGTTCGGAACCAGTTACTATGATGTAGAGATAGCGAACCCTCTCCAGCTTGATAGGATCTATGACAGCTTGCTTACGGATCTCAGCGGCGGAGAGCTGCAAAGGGTTGCAATTGCAGCCTGTCTTTCTCAGGAAGCCGACCTCTATATTCTGGATGAACCCAGTGCCCATCTGGACGTGGAACAACGTTCCATGGTTACTAAGGTCATTAGCCGTTTTGCCGAGAACAACCAGAAGACAGCTCTTGTTGTAGACCACGATATCTACATGATAGACATGTTGAGCCAGCGCCTCATGGTTTTTGAAGGCAAGCCGTCTGTGTACGGTGAGGCGCACGGTCCGTTCAGCATGAAAGAAGGTATGAACAGATTCCTGAAAAATCTGGGGATAACCTTCCGCCGGGATGAGGAAACAAAACGCCCGCGTGTAAATAATCTAGGCTCAAGGCTTGACCGGGAACAGAAGGAAAGTGGAAATTACTACTACTCGGCTAGTAGTTAA
- a CDS encoding ATP-dependent DNA helicase: MKIESLDLPDEVKQFYLDSGILELYPPQAEAVEKGLLEGRNLLAAIPTASGKTLLAELAMLKSILNGGKALYIVPLRALASEKFKRFREFSKLGIRVGISTGDYDLRDEGLGVNDIIVATSEKTDSLLRNETVWMQEISVVVADEVHLIDSPDRGPTLEITLAKLRKMNPSCQILALSATIGNADELAAWLEAGLVLSEWRPTELREGVFFNGTFYCKDREKSIEQSTKDEAVNLVLDTLREDGQCLVFENSRKNCMAFAKKASSAVKKILSAEDKEALAEIADEVLENSETDTSAALAACIRSGTAFHHAGLTTPLRELVEDGFRAGKIKLISSTPTLAAGLNLPARRVVIRSYRRYSSEDGMQPIPVIEYKQMAGRAGRPRLDPYGEAVLVAKSYEEFVFLFRNYIEADAEDIWSKLGTENALRTHVLSTISNGFARTKEELMEFLEATFFAFQYSNFGLSTVVDECLNFLRQEEMLEKTDTLISTSFGKLVSKLYIDPLSAARIVKGLKEAKILTELTLLHLVCSTPDMRLLYMRNQDYQDINDYVIAHADEFVRVPSPFNYTEYEWFLGEVKTSLLLVDWIHEKSENEICLKFGIGEGDIHAIADIAEWLMHVTAQLARLLELKGAKEAAELEKRIHYGASPELMDLLDIRGIGRMRARKLYESGFRSSAELAGADPVKVAALLGPKIADRIFKQIGRREVLPEIAEPTLPEKSPSSGQKTINDY, from the coding sequence ATGAAGATAGAAAGTCTCGATCTGCCCGATGAAGTAAAACAGTTTTATCTTGACTCTGGGATTCTCGAACTTTATCCCCCTCAGGCTGAAGCTGTGGAAAAAGGGCTGCTTGAAGGAAGAAACCTGCTTGCTGCGATCCCTACAGCTTCAGGGAAGACTCTCCTTGCAGAGCTTGCAATGTTGAAATCCATTCTTAATGGAGGAAAGGCTCTCTACATTGTGCCTCTTAGAGCTCTGGCTTCCGAGAAATTCAAAAGGTTTCGGGAATTTTCGAAACTTGGAATCAGAGTAGGGATCTCTACAGGGGACTATGACCTGCGGGATGAAGGGCTCGGGGTAAATGACATTATAGTTGCGACCTCTGAGAAAACCGATTCATTGCTCAGGAATGAGACTGTCTGGATGCAAGAAATTTCCGTGGTCGTAGCCGATGAAGTACATCTCATCGATTCTCCGGATAGGGGTCCCACGCTTGAGATCACCCTTGCAAAACTTCGGAAAATGAACCCTTCCTGTCAAATCCTAGCGCTATCTGCAACTATCGGAAATGCTGACGAACTTGCAGCCTGGCTGGAAGCCGGGCTTGTATTAAGCGAATGGAGACCTACCGAACTTCGGGAAGGGGTATTCTTTAACGGGACTTTTTATTGCAAAGATAGGGAAAAGTCTATTGAACAGTCTACAAAAGACGAAGCCGTTAATCTTGTGCTGGATACTCTCAGAGAAGATGGGCAGTGTCTCGTTTTCGAAAACAGCAGAAAAAACTGCATGGCTTTCGCAAAAAAGGCGTCTTCAGCTGTTAAAAAAATCCTCTCTGCAGAAGACAAGGAAGCTCTAGCAGAAATTGCAGACGAAGTTCTGGAAAACAGTGAAACCGATACCTCGGCAGCTCTTGCAGCCTGTATCCGCTCAGGCACGGCTTTTCACCATGCGGGGCTTACCACTCCTTTAAGGGAACTTGTTGAGGATGGCTTCAGGGCTGGAAAGATAAAACTGATTTCAAGTACTCCTACTCTAGCAGCTGGGCTCAACCTGCCTGCACGGCGTGTAGTTATCCGGAGTTACCGACGCTATTCTTCTGAAGACGGAATGCAGCCTATTCCTGTAATTGAGTACAAACAGATGGCAGGCAGGGCAGGCAGGCCGAGGCTTGACCCCTATGGAGAAGCCGTGCTTGTTGCAAAATCATATGAGGAATTTGTTTTCCTCTTTAGGAACTATATCGAAGCCGATGCCGAAGATATCTGGTCCAAGTTGGGGACCGAAAATGCCCTTAGGACACATGTACTCTCCACAATTTCCAATGGTTTTGCGCGGACAAAAGAAGAGCTCATGGAATTTCTGGAGGCGACCTTTTTCGCTTTCCAGTACTCGAATTTCGGGCTTTCTACGGTTGTGGATGAATGCCTGAACTTTTTGCGCCAGGAAGAGATGCTTGAGAAAACCGACACCCTTATTTCTACAAGTTTCGGGAAACTTGTCTCAAAGCTCTATATTGACCCTCTCTCAGCTGCCCGAATTGTAAAGGGGCTTAAAGAAGCAAAGATCCTTACCGAGCTTACCCTGCTTCATCTAGTGTGCAGCACGCCTGATATGCGCCTGCTTTATATGCGGAACCAAGACTATCAGGACATCAATGATTATGTAATTGCTCATGCAGATGAGTTCGTAAGAGTGCCCAGCCCCTTTAATTATACAGAATATGAGTGGTTCCTGGGAGAAGTCAAGACTTCCCTTCTTCTGGTTGACTGGATACATGAAAAATCCGAAAATGAAATCTGTTTAAAGTTTGGCATAGGGGAAGGAGACATCCATGCAATTGCAGATATTGCAGAATGGTTAATGCATGTCACTGCCCAGCTTGCAAGGCTCCTTGAGCTCAAAGGGGCAAAAGAGGCTGCAGAACTGGAGAAAAGAATCCACTATGGAGCATCTCCCGAACTTATGGATCTGCTTGATATAAGAGGCATAGGACGCATGAGGGCAAGGAAACTTTACGAGTCAGGTTTCAGGTCTTCAGCAGAGCTTGCTGGGGCTGACCCTGTGAAAGTGGCTGCACTTTTAGGACCGAAAATTGCAGACAGGATTTTTAAGCAGATCGGCAGAAGAGAGGTGCTCCCCGAAATTGCTGAGCCCACACTTCCTGAGAAAAGTCCTTCTTCGGGACAAAAAACGATCAACGATTATTGA
- the hisD gene encoding histidinol dehydrogenase produces MVMMLLKKLSDVSKTEMQKLLSRGSGLEDVEKMVSAVLLDVRTKGDAALREYTAKFDKVELENFEVSEEEFEKALSSISPELLNHLKSAAENIRAFHEAQLPETTWFMELKPGIVLGQKATPLESVGAYAPGGRASYPSTVLMTVIPARVAGVEQVIVCTPPRQDGSIHPLTLTAAKIAGADKVFKLGGVQAIGAMAYGTETVPKVDKIVGPGNVFVTSAKMQIRGVAEIDFPAGPSEVLIIADESADAVMVASDIIAQAEHDPSAVSILITCSDTLAEGVKREVLAQAEQAARSSIVKASLENAAILTADSLEQCIDFSNRFAPEHLEIMVSEPDFVLDKIKNAGSIFIGNYAPVPVGDYASGTNHVLPTSGYAKLYSGLNINHFIKYSSIQKISKSGLESLKETIIALAEEEGLQAHADAIRTRFGYKPCK; encoded by the coding sequence ATGGTCATGATGTTATTAAAAAAATTGTCTGATGTTTCGAAAACTGAAATGCAGAAATTGCTCTCCCGGGGGTCCGGGCTTGAGGATGTAGAGAAAATGGTTTCAGCCGTGCTTCTGGATGTGCGCACTAAAGGAGATGCCGCGCTCAGGGAATATACGGCTAAATTCGACAAGGTCGAGCTTGAAAACTTTGAGGTGAGCGAAGAAGAATTTGAAAAGGCTCTTTCCAGCATAAGTCCCGAACTCCTGAATCACCTTAAGTCCGCAGCCGAAAATATAAGGGCTTTCCATGAGGCTCAGCTTCCGGAGACTACCTGGTTTATGGAGCTAAAACCAGGTATTGTGCTGGGTCAAAAGGCAACGCCGCTGGAAAGTGTGGGTGCGTATGCTCCTGGAGGGCGAGCCTCCTATCCTTCAACCGTCCTTATGACTGTAATCCCTGCCAGGGTTGCAGGCGTTGAACAGGTCATAGTTTGTACGCCACCTAGACAGGATGGCTCAATACACCCGCTTACGCTTACTGCTGCAAAGATTGCAGGAGCAGATAAAGTTTTCAAACTCGGCGGCGTACAGGCTATTGGGGCAATGGCTTATGGGACTGAAACGGTTCCGAAGGTGGATAAAATTGTAGGACCTGGAAATGTTTTTGTCACATCTGCCAAAATGCAGATAAGGGGTGTTGCAGAGATCGACTTCCCGGCAGGTCCAAGCGAGGTTCTCATTATTGCAGACGAGTCGGCAGATGCCGTTATGGTCGCATCGGATATTATAGCTCAGGCTGAACATGATCCAAGTGCGGTCTCGATACTTATCACATGTTCGGATACTCTGGCAGAAGGTGTAAAAAGAGAAGTGCTTGCTCAGGCTGAACAGGCTGCAAGAAGCAGTATTGTAAAGGCTTCTCTTGAAAATGCTGCAATTCTCACGGCTGATTCCCTGGAACAATGTATTGACTTCAGCAATAGGTTTGCTCCCGAACACCTTGAGATTATGGTTTCGGAGCCGGATTTCGTGCTTGACAAAATTAAAAATGCAGGATCAATTTTTATAGGAAACTATGCTCCGGTTCCTGTAGGGGATTATGCCTCAGGGACAAATCACGTGCTCCCCACCTCTGGATACGCAAAACTTTACTCAGGTCTGAATATTAATCACTTCATTAAGTACTCGAGTATTCAGAAGATCAGCAAGAGTGGGCTTGAAAGTCTGAAAGAAACTATAATCGCATTAGCCGAGGAAGAGGGTCTACAGGCACATGCTGATGCTATTAGAACTCGCTTTGGGTACAAACCTTGTAAATAA
- a CDS encoding DUF1699 family protein: MKIRVVSSREEIPTLNPNEKVIHLAFRPSNKDVFMLAETCPKIEAIQLPKSYRRTVSKSIEMFLEMQKINLLEGDVWGHRKDINEYYNVSQNVLERIQELKAERFSNEAIAEKLSRESKLNSDMILYILSKKVVD, encoded by the coding sequence ATGAAAATCAGAGTAGTTAGTTCACGGGAGGAAATTCCTACCCTAAATCCGAACGAGAAGGTTATCCATCTTGCTTTTAGACCATCTAACAAAGATGTATTTATGCTTGCAGAGACATGTCCAAAAATTGAAGCGATACAGCTTCCTAAATCCTACAGAAGGACTGTTTCCAAGTCAATTGAGATGTTCCTGGAGATGCAAAAGATAAATCTTCTGGAAGGAGATGTTTGGGGGCACAGAAAAGACATAAATGAATATTATAATGTCTCTCAGAATGTTCTGGAGAGAATTCAGGAATTAAAAGCCGAACGCTTCTCCAATGAGGCTATTGCCGAAAAGCTCTCAAGGGAAAGCAAACTGAACTCAGACATGATTCTTTATATCCTGAGCAAGAAAGTTGTGGATTAA
- a CDS encoding DUF1699 family protein — protein MKIRVVSTRNEILSLNPNEKVVHLAFRPSNKDVFLLVETCPKLEVIQLPKSYRRTVSRAIEMFLEIQKVELLEGDVWGHRKDINEYFIIPSSVISKIRSMKAQGTPAERIVEKIAQESKLDPKMVSYIMSRKDLE, from the coding sequence ATGAAAATAAGAGTTGTTAGTACAAGAAATGAAATTCTATCACTGAATCCTAATGAGAAAGTTGTTCACCTTGCATTCAGGCCATCAAATAAAGATGTTTTTCTGCTTGTCGAAACCTGTCCAAAACTGGAGGTGATCCAGCTTCCAAAATCATATAGAAGGACAGTCTCGAGAGCTATAGAGATGTTTTTGGAAATACAAAAAGTTGAACTCCTTGAAGGGGATGTATGGGGGCACAGGAAAGATATTAACGAGTACTTTATTATTCCTTCTTCCGTAATTTCAAAAATAAGAAGCATGAAGGCTCAAGGCACTCCCGCTGAAAGGATTGTCGAGAAGATAGCACAGGAGAGCAAGCTTGATCCTAAAATGGTTTCTTACATAATGAGCAGGAAGGATTTAGAATAA
- a CDS encoding TrpB-like pyridoxal phosphate-dependent enzyme, giving the protein MEQTKITLDENEMPRQWYNVLSDLSSPIEPPLDPRTWEPVSPEALELIFAKALIKQEMSDERFIDIPKEVHEIYKLWRPSPLYRAHRLEKALKTPAKIYYKYEGVSPAGSHKTNTSIAQAYYNMKEGTERMTTETGAGQWGSALALACNYFELECKVYMVRSSYYQKPYRKSMMTVWGGNVVPSPSPDTEFGRKILEEQPDTPGSLGIAISEAVEDAIAHDNTKYSLGSVLNHVILHQTIIGSECKKQLEKVETYPDIVIGCCGGGSNLAGISLEFIKDRLEGKGNARVIAVEPSACPTLTKGEYRYDYGDTAEMTPLLKMYTLGHKHVPPAIHAGGLRYHGDSPIISKLYAERLIEAVSYDQYPVFDAGVQFARTEGIVPAPESSHAIRCAIDEALKCRKTGEEKTILFNLSGHGHFDMTSYDKYFNKELS; this is encoded by the coding sequence ATGGAACAGACCAAGATAACCCTTGACGAGAATGAGATGCCCAGACAATGGTATAATGTCCTTTCAGATTTATCTTCTCCTATTGAGCCACCTCTTGATCCCAGAACCTGGGAGCCTGTAAGTCCAGAAGCTCTTGAGCTGATCTTTGCAAAAGCCCTTATCAAGCAGGAAATGAGCGATGAAAGGTTTATCGACATCCCTAAGGAGGTTCACGAGATCTACAAACTCTGGAGACCCAGCCCTCTTTACAGGGCTCACAGGCTGGAAAAAGCTCTAAAAACTCCTGCAAAAATATACTATAAATATGAAGGGGTGAGTCCTGCCGGCAGCCACAAAACAAATACCTCAATTGCCCAGGCCTACTATAACATGAAAGAAGGAACTGAGAGAATGACAACCGAGACCGGGGCAGGGCAGTGGGGAAGTGCATTAGCTCTTGCCTGCAATTACTTTGAGCTCGAGTGCAAAGTGTATATGGTCCGTTCCAGCTATTACCAGAAGCCCTATAGGAAATCCATGATGACAGTGTGGGGAGGTAATGTTGTGCCCTCACCCAGCCCGGATACGGAATTTGGGAGAAAAATTCTTGAAGAGCAGCCAGATACCCCGGGGAGCCTGGGAATCGCGATCAGTGAAGCCGTAGAAGACGCAATCGCGCACGATAACACCAAATACTCTCTTGGAAGCGTGCTTAACCATGTTATACTTCACCAGACAATAATCGGGTCTGAATGCAAAAAGCAGCTTGAGAAAGTTGAGACCTATCCTGATATAGTCATAGGCTGCTGCGGAGGAGGAAGTAACCTTGCTGGAATTTCCCTTGAATTTATTAAAGACAGGCTTGAAGGAAAGGGCAATGCAAGAGTAATCGCAGTCGAACCTTCGGCATGTCCTACCCTGACCAAAGGTGAGTACAGGTACGACTACGGAGACACAGCAGAGATGACTCCGCTTCTGAAAATGTATACCCTGGGACACAAGCATGTGCCTCCTGCCATCCATGCAGGCGGTCTACGCTATCATGGGGACTCCCCAATCATAAGTAAACTCTACGCTGAAAGGCTTATTGAAGCCGTTTCATACGATCAGTACCCAGTATTTGATGCCGGTGTGCAGTTCGCACGGACTGAAGGCATAGTCCCTGCCCCGGAGTCCTCTCATGCTATCCGATGTGCAATCGATGAAGCCCTCAAATGCAGAAAAACCGGGGAAGAAAAAACAATCCTCTTCAACCTCAGCGGGCACGGACATTTCGACATGACATCCTATGATAAATACTTCAACAAAGAACTCTCCTGA
- the thiD gene encoding bifunctional hydroxymethylpyrimidine kinase/phosphomethylpyrimidine kinase, with protein sequence MTEKPSKIRTPIVMTIAGSDSGGGAGIAADLKTFAALGVHGTCAITSVTAQNTTGVLETFDLAPETIASQIEAVCSDMEVKWAKTGMLSSSEIIREVAKEVRKQKLFLVLDPVMAAEAGGDLLRKEALSVLIEDLLPTCKVTTPNASEAGALAGMEVKTPEDAKIAARKIADLGAEAVIITGGHLDATDLIYEAASETFTLVPGTFVKGGTHGSGCTYSASLTAFLASGESLEGAARKAKKFVEQAILRSLPAGKGVHPVNQLGAILEEKERYLVLRELKEAVLILESNPNFPDLIPEVGCNIGMAIPEADSYEDVAAVEGRIVRCRGRAVAVGCVDFGASRHVARIILASLRYNSQIRAAINIKYSEEALEACREMKLGISSFDRAEEPKNTRTMDWGTAEAIKKYGGVPKVIYDKGGPGKEPMIRLLGTGATEVAELAVKLAERIRQKSR encoded by the coding sequence ATGACAGAAAAACCCTCTAAAATAAGAACTCCCATTGTTATGACTATTGCAGGCTCGGACTCCGGAGGAGGAGCCGGGATTGCTGCGGATTTGAAAACCTTTGCCGCCCTTGGAGTGCACGGAACCTGCGCCATCACGTCGGTTACTGCCCAGAATACTACAGGCGTCCTAGAAACATTTGATCTCGCTCCTGAAACCATAGCCAGCCAGATAGAGGCTGTCTGTTCCGATATGGAAGTCAAATGGGCAAAAACTGGCATGCTTTCCTCATCGGAAATCATAAGAGAGGTTGCAAAAGAAGTAAGGAAACAGAAACTTTTCCTTGTGCTGGATCCTGTTATGGCTGCGGAAGCAGGAGGCGACTTGCTGCGAAAAGAAGCTCTCTCTGTCCTTATTGAGGATCTGCTGCCCACCTGCAAGGTTACAACACCCAATGCGTCAGAAGCAGGCGCACTTGCCGGCATGGAAGTCAAAACCCCTGAAGATGCAAAGATCGCAGCCAGAAAAATCGCGGACCTGGGTGCCGAAGCTGTCATTATCACTGGAGGGCACCTGGATGCCACGGACTTGATTTATGAGGCTGCCTCTGAGACTTTTACTCTCGTTCCGGGCACTTTCGTTAAAGGGGGAACACACGGTTCAGGATGCACCTATTCTGCCTCATTGACAGCCTTTTTAGCCTCAGGAGAGAGTCTTGAAGGAGCTGCAAGGAAAGCAAAGAAGTTTGTTGAGCAGGCAATCCTTAGGAGCCTTCCTGCAGGAAAGGGAGTCCACCCTGTAAACCAGCTTGGTGCGATCCTTGAAGAAAAAGAGCGCTATTTGGTTTTAAGGGAGCTAAAAGAAGCTGTTTTAATCCTTGAAAGCAATCCTAATTTTCCAGATCTTATTCCTGAGGTAGGCTGTAATATAGGAATGGCTATTCCAGAAGCTGACAGTTACGAGGATGTTGCAGCAGTTGAAGGTCGAATCGTGAGATGTCGCGGGCGGGCAGTTGCGGTAGGCTGTGTGGATTTCGGAGCCAGCAGACATGTAGCAAGAATTATCCTTGCTTCCCTTCGCTATAATTCTCAAATAAGGGCAGCAATCAATATAAAATATTCAGAAGAAGCCCTTGAAGCCTGCAGAGAAATGAAGCTTGGAATTTCCTCATTTGACAGGGCTGAAGAACCGAAAAACACCCGAACTATGGACTGGGGCACAGCTGAAGCAATCAAAAAATATGGCGGTGTGCCGAAAGTCATCTATGATAAAGGCGGCCCAGGAAAAGAACCAATGATACGCCTGCTCGGTACAGGTGCAACTGAAGTGGCAGAACTTGCTGTGAAGCTTGCTGAAAGGATACGGCAAAAATCCCGTTAA
- a CDS encoding LSm family protein, whose translation MANRPLDILNNALDTPVIVRLKGAREFRGELKGYDIHMNLVLDNAEELREGEVVSKFSSVVIRGDNVVYVSP comes from the coding sequence ATGGCAAACCGACCTCTGGATATTTTGAACAACGCACTGGATACACCTGTAATCGTTAGATTGAAAGGCGCACGCGAGTTTAGAGGCGAGCTGAAAGGATACGATATTCACATGAACCTTGTGCTTGACAATGCTGAAGAGCTTAGAGAAGGAGAAGTTGTAAGCAAGTTCAGCAGTGTCGTTATTCGCGGTGACAACGTGGTATACGTATCTCCGTAA
- a CDS encoding 50S ribosomal protein L37e produces the protein MSKGTASMGKRQKRTHVKCRRCGSVSLNVHTKQCTSCGFGKTSRMRSYKWQAKCKY, from the coding sequence ATGAGTAAAGGTACAGCATCAATGGGAAAAAGGCAGAAACGCACGCACGTCAAATGCAGACGCTGCGGCAGTGTTTCTTTAAACGTGCATACAAAACAGTGTACTTCATGCGGCTTTGGAAAAACATCTCGCATGAGATCTTACAAGTGGCAGGCAAAGTGTAAGTATTGA